The following nucleotide sequence is from Aptenodytes patagonicus chromosome 6, bAptPat1.pri.cur, whole genome shotgun sequence.
CACGATGGAAGCATCCTCCCTGCCCGCAGCTGGCTTCTGGACCTCTGGATTGCCGCGACACAAGTTtcaggggctgcagaggggcacaCTTCTCCCCTAGTTTAGGCTCCTCTCTCGCACACTTCTCTCGCCTAGGTAATTCCCTACGTGTACAAGCCGGTAGCGACCCGCCGTTGTCACTATTCGAGGCGTTTAAACACACGTTGTCAAGTTTGGGCGAGTGAAGACGGGAACCCCGACTTGGTGCCTCGGGAGGAAAATAAGGCTGCATCAGTAGGGGAGGCGCTGGGCGTGGGGGTGTGTTTAGCCACCGGCCAGCTATTTATTTTCCCGTagcttttatatttatacatatatacacgtatatataTGTACGTGTGCACGTGTGCACGTGTGCAGAGTTGCACACACACGCTAACCCCAGTCAGCTGGGTGCAGAGGTGAGGTGTCAGGCACGAGAAGATGCGGTTTACCGCAGCCTTCTGTCTGCGCTCAGCAAGCCGTGGAAacctcttccagcagcagcccctgctaTTTATTTGCCTATACTATCTGGTGTTCTTAAACATCATTAAAGTAATTAAAGCGGCACCGTTCGGCAGTTTCAAGCTTCCCCAGTGAGGGGGcttgtttctttattttggttcccccccccccccccccccttctttcttcctctgagcCAGAGGAGTGAACCCCGTGGCTTTGCGTAGGGTCTAGCTTGAAGCTCTGGGGCAGGATGAAGGTGCTAAAGCCGCGCTGCCGGACCGGTGCAAGAATTTGTCATCGGGACTATTCGCAGGGCAGACGCCGTGGTGCAGCGGCCCGGGGGCCCCGCGCTGCcggggggctgcccggccccggccccggcccttgCCCGGTGACGTCACCGAGcgggctctgcccccccccccccccccccgggaagcCCCAGCGCCCACGGTTCAACAGGAGCCACACTCTGGGTGGGGACGGGCATGTTTGGGTATTAGAAGTCATTACCAGTGGGAGCTAAAACGGACAGTCAATCATCGCACCCCCCTGGGCCTTTCTTTATTAGAGACTACTGGGgggggaaatatatatatatatatatatatatatgtatttatatgcagCAACAGGGAAAAGTAAGGAGATTCTTTACAGAAACGTCTATCGAACGGGTTAATTAATCAAAAAATTTAATGGATCCATTTTGTACAATTCGGTAACAAATaatagtttatatatatatatttctttaaaaaacacactcTCACAGAAAATAGTGGGCGAACAGAACACTGCAGCACACGCTACTGTTGACAAGAGAAAATCTGTACAGCCAAAATCTGTATGAAACCACTTTGGTCCttcggggaggggaggggagagaaagggaggggaagagaggggaagggaagagaagggaggggaagggaagggaagggaagggaagggaagggaagggaagggaagggaagggaagggaagggaagggaagggaagggaagggaagggaaggaagggaagggaagggaagggaagggaagggaagggaagggaagggaagggaagggaagggaagggaagggaaggaagggaagggaagggaagggaagggaagggaagggaagggaagggaagggaagggaagggaagggaaggaaaggaaaggaaaggaaaggaaaggaaaggaaaggaaaggaaaggaaaggaaaggaaaggaaaggaaaggaaaggaaaggaaaggaaaggaaaggaaaggaaaggaaaggaaaggaaaggaaaggaaaggaaaggaaaggaaaggaaaggaaaggaaaggaaaggaaaggaaaggaaaggaaaggaaaggaaaggaaaggaaaggaaaggaaaggaaaggaaaggaaaggaaaggaaaggaaaggaaaggggaggcAAATCAGTGGCTTGCAAACAGACTGGAGCGAGACGGTCGGAGCGGGGAGGGtgtgtggcagggagggaggaggcggcagcacccCGGCCGAGGCGGGAGCAGCCCTCCCGTGTGCGGGGTGCCGGGAGCTCAGGCTGGAGCCCGCCGCCGGCCCACCCGCGTACTCCGCAGCGCGTCGTCTCTCCCTCTGCCAAGcgcctctctctgcctctcccgcTCGGCCTCCCCGTGCCCCGGAGCAGCGCTCCCCGTCCCCGGTCGGGCgagggccgcccgccgccgccccgccgcccgcggcgcGCCCtagcagcggggccggggctcgccgtgggggcgcggcggcgggggggcggcggggggcgcgggggggccgcggAGCCCCGCGCCCTGACACACGTACCATTCGCTCAGGTTGGCGGCGGGCTGCGCGGGCGCGGAGGGCTCGGCGTGGNNNNNNNNNNNNNNNNNNNNNNNNNNNNNNNNNNNNNNNNNNNNNNNNNNNNNNNNNNNNNNNNNNNNNNNNNNNNNNNNNNNNNNNNNNNNNNNNNNNNGCCAAGTGCTCGTTCCGAGCAAGCGACGTGCGTTGTCCCCGCAGACCCCGATGTCCTGCAGAAAGAGCGGTCAGTGATTATCCCTGGGAAGGTTTTTACGTTAAATACATTTCTCACACTCCCCCCAGGTGCACGTGGAAATATTATTCATAACCTGGCTAGATCGCATCTCATCCACTCCATTCTTGCGCTGATTACAATCCCGTGGAAGATCCGCAtcccccctcctttccccgcTCCCCGGCTTGCTGATACCGTGTGTTGAGGcacaaaaatctttcaaaaagacATTGATTGTGGGGGGCAAAACGATAGAGATTCAGCAGGAGGATGACTAGGCCGGTGCACGGCACTGTCGTGACGGTAGGATTCCCTTTTCATTTGAACCTACTCAGTCATGGAAGGAATTGCAATCGGGATTAATTTGTCTGGTAATATGATAAGTGACGTTAAGCATAATAGAAATATAATCGTGTTGCTGGAGTCGTGTGAAAGTTTAACCTCGGATCATGTGGACCGGGCATGGTACACAATATGTAGGAAGCTTTCAAGGAAACACGCCACAGCCAGCTTCGGGATGAAATGATGTAGTCATTATTGTCACTGATaatagcaaactgcaaaaccctgCTCGCCAAGGAGTACCCAGGTCCTGCACCCACCGAGCATGAAAATAACCTCCTCATCCGTGAAAAGCCCAAAAGTGTCAGGGCGCAGGGGACACCACAAAAATATACGGCCGAACCTTAAACGTGAAGTGCAAACAAAGCCACTGTGTTCACCATCATGGCGTATGTGATCGAAAGGACTTCCAATATTTGTAAAAGcttccaggttttgtttttttctaattcgttggggtttttttttcccccctctcagtTCGTCACGATTAAATTTCGGAGGGACGCAGCCCACCTCGTGCTCGGCTGCGAGCAGAGGCACATAAAGGAAGGCATTCCAAATATTTCACATGAATGCACTTTATGCAAGGTGGGTGGGAAAAAGCTCATGGCTCCGCGTTTAAAGTATGTCCTTTCTGCACTGTAATAATCAATGAGGAGCTCTCACGTCCTGCACCGCTAACATTTGCACAGAGGATGGGTAAATACCTGGCGttagagggaaggggggaagaggtTAAAAATAAGGTCTCTTAGAAAACGATGCGGGCCCAGTAACCACATACGGTCGACATACAGCGGTGCATATGCACAGACACACGCACGCATATAATCTAATTACAGCTTCACGTAAGGAAACAATTTGACCTTCAGCATCCAAGTTGAGACAACAAATCAAGGATATTAGTGTAGTACAAGCAAGCAGTAAGTTAGGAGACCCCAGGGAAAGCCATCCTCATAAGCACTCTGCTTGTGCAAAGTGAGTTACATTCAGGTAAAAGCGGGCTGCGGCGCATTCCGCTTCCCCGAGAGTTGAAAAATGTTCAACTTCGCTTAACCCCCTGAAAGAGCCACCGAAAAGTCCCTCCGTACAGTCAGGTTTCAAGTGGGAAGAGGGCAGCATTTTCTCAGCTGCCCGGTTTGCATTCTCTGAACGCCTCAATAAAGGGGAGCCGTCCCGGCCATTTGCAAGTATTCCTTTCGCGAAAGCAGGTTTTCTTACGTGGAAATCCCTACCCGGCAGGGAGAGGACATTTTACAGGTCCCGGCTGCCGCAGCCCGGGCACGGAGGTGCAGCCACGCAGAAAGTTCCCCGGGCGATGGAGAAGCGCAGGATCTCAACCGCCATTTTACCCCCACACTTGTAGCTGGGCAAAAGTGTTCAGTGAAATTCAGCTTGGAAATTGTGGCATAATCCCCCATCTCCGGGAGTGGATTAAGGTATTTACCAATttctccgggggggggggaggggggggagcggggggggggggggtgttggggggagGGAAGCcggaggtggcggcccccggggccgcgggcgaggcgcggggggcggcgggggccgcccgggaGGGAGAGGGGCTCCGTCCCACGCCTCGCACTATTGTTCCTGGCCCGCTGGGAAGGCGGCGAAATGATCCCTGCCCGTCCTGCTcgtcccgctgccgccgccttaACGGCCTTATCCTCCGACCTGGAAAATTCGCACATCGCCAGAAatccctctgcctgctccccagcctcGGAGAAATCAGAAGTCATTAATATTTGAGGAGGCAATAATTTTCCTGTTGAATCTAGAACTGTCTTCATGAATAATTCGTAGCGAGTTCTATTAGGGTTTCAGAAACATTGCGTTTTTGACAACTTCTGGGTGTTTAATAGAAACGGTGGAACCATAAAGGCCCTGCAGGAGTTTTCACAATACAGCAATTAATCACCGGGAAAGTTAAAGCGAAAAGTACAGACGCGCGGAATGATGTTTAATAAACGCAAACCCCCGATCTCGGGTTTGCCCTGAACCTGCCTCTCCGATGTAGGTCAGTTTTCCCAAGAATTTAACCATTTTCTGCTTCAGAGACTTCAAACAGTGAGGCCGTTAAAGAGCAGTAAAAGTTTGTTTACTTAAGAAAAACACTGTCATTAAGGGATGAGCTCTCCCGGTTAATGGCTGTACCTGCGCTGATCCGACAAGGAGATGGCTCGGATGCAAGTTATGTGACCCGGGGATATCCCTTTCTCCTCGAAAAAGGGGGccgagaaggcagcagaggaacaCAACTTTGCTATCGCCCCCCCCCGCACACAGACGAGCTATTCATAGAGCGATGGAAAAATAATTAGGTGACGAGTGACGGTCGCTGTAAAATCTCTGTGCTATGTTTAGACGATAGCGGTACGAAATTAGTATACGTTCTACATATTATATCACGTCGAGTGATATATCATAAAAATGCAACTCCTGGAAGGTCAAGCCCTGCACCGAGCATGGGGGAAGGGGAGTTTTATGAACTGGAAGGCGAAAAAAATCGTTTGGCTGTAAGCATATCTTACAATAGGATTATGTAGTTTCCCTCGCAGTGCGTAAGGCTGTACAGGAGGGGGTGGGAGGTGGAAAACCCTACACTGGAACAGATTAAATTTGCCAAAAAGGGCTTATTTCTTATCTTCTtcagcggggaaaaaaaaaaaaaaaagaaaaagttaaaaaaaaaaaaaagccagcgcTACAGCCCGCAAACACCGGCTGCTAAACTAATTAATACAACTTCACAAGCTGCTCCTGGAAGTGTAAAACTTTCTACGTGCAATTTCATTAATTATAAATGCTTTCCTGGCCGGAAGAGttcaaatacagttttgcaaGATCGTCCATCGAGttactttattttctgttaactAGAACTAACAGATGTTTCTGACACATGTCCCAATTTCGCTTAACAGATCTgcaaatgacatttcaaaatgtaCAGGCCGGAACAATACCgggttttcttctccttcccccccccccccccccccccgagaatcAGAACTTGCAGCTCCCCATATTTGCGAATGCAGAGAGTCGTTGGAAGGCAATGCtcattaaaaatgtcagtgttattCAGATCAAACATTTGAAACTCCCTCTGcccaaaacaaaactgttgaaCGAAAAGGTCGCAGCTGTCTTATTCTCACAATGTTCGGGCAGCAGCATCTCAGCGACATCAGTCAAAACTGACTAGACAAGTTGTAACTTCTATTGTTCACTTTTAATTTGTGAGCTTGCacaatgatttcatttttttccccagctactttaaactgccaagaaaaaaaaaaaaaatcctcgcCCGTGTGAATAAGCAGAAATAGTAGCTATATCACTCGATATTCACACGGCTCTGCCCGCACAAACATTACAGCAGTCTCTCCgcacaaccagaaaaaaatatggaCGAGAATTCTGAGatttgttctctctctcccttctttccccccttttctcccccctccctccaaacGGTAAAGACGCAAACAAATCTGagaatttattttccagaagtaCTTGGCGTGCATTCAATAACAACGCAAAggatacattaaaaacaaaataaagcaaaacggTATGCTGAATAACACAGAGAGAGTAAAGAGAGCTTTACATACTGACCTGTATGAGTTCTTTTGTGTATTTTGAGATTCTCTGATCTGGCAAACACTTTGCCACAGCCTGggaaagggcaggggaaaggTTTTTCACCTGTGTGGACTCTGATGTGATTTACAAGTTTGTATTTGGCCTTGAAAGGTTTCCCTTCTCTTGGACACTCTTCCCAGAAACATATGTGGTTGGACTGCTCGGGTCCTCCAACGTGCTCCACCGTGACGTGAGTCACCAGCTCGTGCATCGTGCTGAAAGTTTTCGAGCATAATTTTTTGGGAGTCTGGTCCAACTCAATCCACTTACAGATGAGTTCCTGTTTGATGGGCTGCCTCATGTAACGGAAGAAGGCACCCGGGCCGTGGTGTGGAGCCAGATTCACGTTCAGATTCATGCCACCGTAGCTATGAAGCGAAGAAGCAGCAAAAGGATCTGTCCTGGAGGCTGGTACTTGAGTGAAATGTTCAGACCTGGCGTACATTTCTCCAGGTAACCCCAGTCTTAGCTGTCCGTTTAGATGGCCACCTGGAGCTGCATGGGGAGGCTGCTCATGGAGTCCAGTGAACAGAGAGGGATTCCCGGCTTctgagtggtggtggtggtggtgaccATGGTGTCCGGGGTAGCTACCTGTTGTTGAGACAAACAGTCCGTGGTGAGAACTTGCAGCGGGGTGCTGCTCGGTCAGCCCTGGCATGAGTGGGGCCGGCAGGTCTCTGCGTATGAAGAAGTCCCTACCTGCTGCCAGAGCCTGGGCTGGGTGAGAGACGGGGTAAGGGGCTGCCGGTGACTGCGCCGGGCCAAACGCTCCCGTTTGACTAGAGACCACCTCGGCTTGGCCTGccatatgatgatgatgaagatgatgatggtggtggtggtggtggtggagctgGTGGTGGGGATGAGGGGCAGGGCTGAGCTTAAGGGCCGCGGGGTgatgctgaggaggaggatgagga
It contains:
- the LOC143162599 gene encoding zinc finger protein ZIC 4-like translates to MSVDALGIPVMDPAALSRRNAALRLVDLAGAPRHHHHHPPQSMTGFPGFAGHPHATAPTQPGEHAAESRLGPHPLRPEHMGHRHHPPPHPPPQHHPAALKLSPAPHPHHQLHHHHHHHHHLHHHHMAGQAEVVSSQTGAFGPAQSPAAPYPVSHPAQALAAGRDFFIRRDLPAPLMPGLTEQHPAASSHHGLFVSTTGSYPGHHGHHHHHHSEAGNPSLFTGLHEQPPHAAPGGHLNGQLRLGLPGEMYARSEHFTQVPASRTDPFAASSLHSYGGMNLNVNLAPHHGPGAFFRYMRQPIKQELICKWIELDQTPKKLCSKTFSTMHELVTHVTVEHVGGPEQSNHICFWEECPREGKPFKAKYKLVNHIRVHTGEKPFPCPFPGCGKVFARSENLKIHKRTHTDAEPSAPAQPAANLSEWYVCQGAGLRGPPAPPAAPPPPRPHGEPRPRC